In Streptococcus mitis, the DNA window TAGTATATAATCAATCTATAACGTATAGATTGGAGATATATCATGGCTATAACATTATCAAAACAATACAATTTTAAACTGAATGAAGCTACTATGGAACAAGCTCGAAATATTATCAAGGAAAAGGGAATGACAATGACAGATGCTATTTCTTTATTTGTGGAGCAAATAGTCCTGGAGCAAGATTTGCCTATTAAGACGGCCGAAGATTTACATAGAGAACAGTTGATTGAGGAATTACAAGCCCAATCTGAACGAGCCTTGAGAGAATACGAGGCAGGAGAAGGCACTTCCCTAGACAATATGAGGGTACGCTATGGCTTATAAAGTGATTGCTTCAAAAGAGGTCGAGGAAGCTATCGACAATATACACGACTATATAGCTACGGTACTTCTATCACCTCAATCTGCCAAAAATACTGTGGCTAAAATTTTAGACAGCTTAAAAATTTTAGAAATTTTTCCTGAAGCAGGTTTTGACGCTGATGAGAAAATCGGAATAAAAATTAACAGCAAGTATCCAACACGAGGAAAAATTATTGACCAATATGTTTTGCTTTACTTCATCGATCAAAAACGAAACACTGTTTTTTTATCTCACCTATTCCACACTAAAAGTGACTATGTCACTTTGCTACAAAAAGACAATAAAAAAAGCTCAACTGATTGAGACAACTTTCATTATTTTATAAGCTCCGAAACCTTAATTTTTGGTACCTTTTTGGTCCCGTCTTGGTTTAACAATACGGTATATATAATATTTTACAGCTATATCCCCTTTAGAAACGTTGATTTAATAAGGATTTAAACACTATAGAGTATATCTTTGTAAAATTGGAATAAATCAATCAAGGAGAAGTCAAATATCACAAACACCTAAGTTAATAAAAATTATTGTTGACATTCTCTCTTATTTATCCTAAACTATGGATAAGGATAGGATGATGTCGGGTGACTGGTAACAGTTTGCTCAAAGGTACTTGTTTTAGGTACAGGTTAGGTACTGCCTTCAGCTTTAGGCTGTAAAGAACCCGCTCCACCACTGGTCCTATTCGTTTTACTCTTGGATTATATTCAAGAGTTTTTTCTTGTCAAAAAAAATCTCAAACACCTGAGACATCTTTCTTAATTTTATAAGCTCCGAAACCTTAATTTTTGGTACCCTTTTGGTACCGTCTTGGTTTAACAA includes these proteins:
- a CDS encoding type II toxin-antitoxin system RelB/DinJ family antitoxin encodes the protein MAITLSKQYNFKLNEATMEQARNIIKEKGMTMTDAISLFVEQIVLEQDLPIKTAEDLHREQLIEELQAQSERALREYEAGEGTSLDNMRVRYGL
- a CDS encoding type II toxin-antitoxin system RelE/ParE family toxin; translation: MAYKVIASKEVEEAIDNIHDYIATVLLSPQSAKNTVAKILDSLKILEIFPEAGFDADEKIGIKINSKYPTRGKIIDQYVLLYFIDQKRNTVFLSHLFHTKSDYVTLLQKDNKKSSTD